The following are encoded in a window of Urocitellus parryii isolate mUroPar1 chromosome 7, mUroPar1.hap1, whole genome shotgun sequence genomic DNA:
- the Acap1 gene encoding arf-GAP with coiled-coil, ANK repeat and PH domain-containing protein 1 has translation MGSCLLQADSERLLQLWVSAVQSSIASAFSQARLDDSPCGPGQGSGHLALGSAATLGCGGMARGREPGGAGHVAAQVQSVDGNAQCCDCREPAPEWASINLGVTLCIQCSGIHRSLGVHFSKVRSLTLDSWEPELVKLMCELGNVVINQIYEARVEAMAVKKPGPTCSRQEKEAWIHAKYVEKKFLTKLPEIRGRRGGRGPPRGQPPLPPKPSMKPRPGSVRSKPEPPSGDLGHLHPGALLFRAAGHPPSLPTMADALAHGADVNWVNGGQENATPLIQATAANSLLACEFLLQNGANVNQADSAGRGPLHHATILGHTGLACLFLKRGADLGARDSEGRDPLTIAMETANADIVTLLRLAKMREAEAAQGQTGDETYFDIFRDFSLMASDDPEKLSRRSYDLHTL, from the exons ATGGG GTCCTGCCTCCTCCAGGCTGATTCTGAACGCCTCCTTCAGCTGTGGGTCAGTGCTGTACAGAGCAGCATTGCCTCTGCTTTCAGCCAGGCTCGCCTTGATGACAGCCCATGTGGGCCAGGCCAG GGTTCAGGACACCTGGCTTTGGGCTCTGCTGCCACACTGGGCTGTGGTGGAATGGCCAGAGGAAGGGAGCCTGGGGGAGCTGGGCACGTGGCAGCCCAGGTACAGAGTGTAGATGGCAACGCTCAGTGCTGCGACTGCCGGGAACCAGCCCCAGAGTGGGCGAGCATCAACCTTGGCGTCACCCTTTGCATTCAGTGCTCTGGCATCCACAG GAGCCTTGGTGTTCATTTCTCCAAAGTCCGGTCCCTGACCCTAGACTCATGGGAGCCAGAACTAGTAAAG CTTATGTGTGAACTGGGAAATGTTGTCATCAACCAGATCTATGAGGCCCGAGTGGAGGCCATGGCAGTGAAGAAGCCAGGGCCTACCTGCTCCCG gcaggagaaggAAGCCTGGATTCATGCCAAATACGTGGAGAAGAAATTCTTGACCAAGCTTCCAGAGATTCGAGGCCGAAGAGGTGGCAGAGGGCCCCCGAGGGGGCAGCCTCCTCTGCCCCCAAAGCCTTCTATGAAGCCCCGGCCAGGGAGCGTCAGATCCAAGCCAG AGCCCCCCTCTGGTGACCTGGGCCACCTACACCCCGGGGCCCTGTTGTTTCGTGCTGCTGGGCATCCTCCATCCCTTCCCACCATGGCTGATGCCCTTGCCCATGGAGCTGATGTCAACTGGGTCAATGGAGGTCAGGAAAATGCCACACCGCTGATCCAGGCCACAGCTGCT AATTCTCTTCTGGCCTGTGAGTTTCTCCTCCAGAATGGGGCAAATGTGAACCAAGCAGACAGTGCCGGCAGAGGCCCACTTCACCATGCAACCATTCTTGGCCACACCGG GCTCGCTTGCTTATTCTTGAAACGAGGAGCTGATCTGGGGGCTCGGGATTCTGAAGGAAGGGACCCTCTGACCATTGCCATGGAAACAGCCAATGCTGACATCGTCACCCT GCTACGATTGGCAAAGATGAGGGAGGCCGAAGCGGCCCAGGGCCAGACAG gaGATGAGACGTATTTTGACATCTTCCGCGACTTCTCCCTAATGGCGTCAGACGATCCGGAGAAGCTGAGCCGGCGTAGTTATGACCTCCATACGCTTTGA
- the Tmem95 gene encoding sperm-egg fusion protein TMEM95, with product MWMLAVGGVFLAAAQACIFCRLPAHDLPGRLAQLSSQLKAEWKEWASPDFSAFALDEVTMNKVTEKTHRVLRVMEIKGSISSLPSYWQWLQKTKIPQYTREALCAPACRGSTILYNCSTCEGTEASCWPRKRCLPGSHDLWEARILLFSVFGAVLLLGALSLLVESRHLQAKTPPSKW from the exons ATGTGGATGCTGGCAGTAGGTGGAGTTTTCTTGGCAGCTGCCCAGGCCTGTATATTTTGTCGCCTACCGGCTCATGACTTGCCTGGTCGCCTGGCTCAGCTCAGCAGCCAACTGAAGGCCGAGTGGAAGGAATGGGCTTCCCCAGATTTCTCAGCTTTTGCCTTAG ATGAGGTGACCATGAACAAAGTCACAGAGAAGACTCACAGAGTCCTGAGGGTCATGG AGATCAAAGGATCCATCTCTTCACTCCCTTCATATTGGCAATGGCTTCAAAAGACCAAGATCCCCCAGTATACCAGGGAAG CTCTTTGTGCCCCAGCCTGCC GGGGCAGCACTATCCTATACAACTGTTCCACCTGCGAGGGCACCGAGGCGTCCTGTTGGCCCCGAAAGCGGTGCCTCCCAG GTAGTCACGATCTGTGGGAAGCCAGGATTCTGCTGTTCTCTGTCTTTGGAGCTGTCCTGCTTCTGGGTGCTCTGAGCCTCCTGGTGGA GTCCCGGCACCTCCAAGCAAAGACACCTCCAAGCAAATGGTGA
- the Kctd11 gene encoding BTB/POZ domain-containing protein KCTD11: MLGAMFRDGTPMPANLNHQEGGQYFIDRDGKAFRHILNFLRLGRLDLPRGYGETALLKAEADFYQIRPLLDALRELEASRGTPASTAALLHADVDVSPRLVHFSARRGPHHYELSSVQVDTFRANLFCTDPECLGAMRARFGVANGDRVEGGPHFRLEWAPRPAELPETEYGRLGLQPLWTGGPGERREVVGTPSFLEEVLRVALEHGFRLDSVFPDPEDLLNSRSLRFVRH; encoded by the coding sequence ATGCTGGGGGCCATGTTCAGGGATGGCACTCCGATGCCCGCCAATCTCAACCACCAAGAAGGTGGCCAGTACTTCATCGACCGGGATGGCAAAGCCTTCCGCCACATCCTCAATTTCCTTCGGCTGGGCCGACTGGACCTGCCTCGTGGGTATGGAGAGACAGCCCTTCTCAAGGCAGAAGCTGACTTCTACCAGATCCGGCCCCTTCTGGATGCCCTACGGGAACTAGAGGCCTCGCGTGGGACCCCTGCATCCACAGCTGCCCTGCTCCACGCAGATGTAGACGTCAGCCCGCGCCTGGTGCACTTCTCTGCTCGCCGGGGCCCACACCACTATGAGCTGAGCTCGGTCCAGGTGGACACCTTCCGAGCCAACCTCTTCTGCACAGACCCCGAGTGTCTGGGTGCCATGCGGGCTCGATTTGGTGTGGCCAATGGGGACAGAGTAGAGGGGGGGCCTCATTTTCGTCTGGAGTGGGCGCCCCGCCCCGCGGAACTCCCTGAGACGGAGTATGGCAGACTGGGGTTACAGCCACTGTGGACTGGGGGGCCTGGAGAACGTCGGGAGGTGGTGGGCACACCgagcttcctggaggaagtgctGCGGGTGGCTCTAGAACATGGTTTCCGCCTTGACTCGGTCTTCCCTGACCCTGAAGACCTGCTTAACTCCAGATCTCTGCGCTTTGTCCGGCACTGA